In Paraburkholderia sprentiae WSM5005, a genomic segment contains:
- a CDS encoding bifunctional 2-methylcitrate dehydratase/aconitate hydratase: protein MSAPISNARPAPDAVLVDIVDYVLDYRIDSALALETARHCLIDTLGCGLEALTYPACTKLMGPIVAGTIVPNGAKVPGTSFQLDPVQAAFNIGAMIRWLDFNDTWLAAEWGHPSDNLGGILATADWLSRTAIAAGKAPLTMKDVLIAMIKAHEIQGCIALENSFNKVGLDHVLLVKLASTAVVGQLIGLTRDELINAVSQALVDGQALRTYRHAPNTGSRKSWAAGDATSRAVRLALISKTGEMGYPSVLSAKTWGFYDVLFDGKPFKFQRPYGSYVMENVLFKISFPAEFHAQTAVEAALMLHARLAAQGRRVDDIRRITIRTHEAAIRIIDKKGPLNNPADRDHCIQYMIAVPLIFGRLTAADYEDRVAHDARIDGLRAKMECVEDPQFTKDYHDPDKRSIANALTIEFNDGSKFGEVVVAYPIGHQRRREDGIPLLVEKFKTNLARRFAVKQQRAILDVSLDQAKLEATPVNEYVDLYVI, encoded by the coding sequence ATGTCCGCCCCGATCTCCAACGCACGACCCGCCCCGGACGCCGTCCTGGTCGATATCGTCGACTATGTGCTGGACTACCGGATCGACAGCGCGCTCGCGCTGGAAACCGCGCGTCATTGCCTGATCGACACGCTCGGTTGCGGACTCGAGGCGCTTACCTACCCGGCCTGCACCAAGCTGATGGGACCGATCGTGGCAGGCACGATCGTCCCCAACGGCGCGAAGGTGCCGGGCACTTCGTTTCAGCTGGACCCCGTTCAGGCCGCCTTCAACATCGGCGCGATGATCCGCTGGCTCGATTTCAACGACACATGGCTCGCCGCGGAATGGGGACATCCGTCCGACAATCTCGGCGGCATCCTGGCGACGGCCGACTGGCTCTCGCGCACCGCCATCGCAGCGGGCAAAGCGCCGCTGACGATGAAAGACGTCCTGATCGCAATGATCAAGGCGCACGAAATTCAAGGCTGCATCGCGCTCGAGAACTCGTTCAACAAGGTCGGGCTCGATCACGTGTTGCTCGTCAAGCTCGCGTCGACCGCGGTAGTCGGCCAGCTGATCGGCCTCACGCGCGACGAGCTGATCAACGCGGTATCGCAGGCGCTCGTCGATGGACAGGCGCTGCGCACCTATCGCCATGCGCCGAACACCGGTTCGCGCAAATCGTGGGCCGCCGGCGACGCGACGTCGCGCGCCGTGCGTCTCGCACTGATATCGAAGACCGGCGAAATGGGCTATCCGTCGGTGCTCAGCGCGAAAACCTGGGGCTTCTACGACGTGCTGTTCGACGGCAAGCCGTTCAAGTTCCAGCGTCCGTACGGTTCGTACGTGATGGAAAACGTGCTCTTCAAGATCTCGTTTCCGGCCGAATTCCATGCGCAAACCGCCGTGGAAGCCGCGCTCATGCTGCATGCGCGGCTCGCCGCGCAGGGCCGGCGCGTCGACGACATTCGCCGCATCACGATTCGCACGCACGAAGCCGCGATTCGCATCATCGATAAAAAGGGACCTCTGAACAATCCGGCCGACCGTGATCATTGCATCCAGTACATGATCGCGGTGCCGCTGATTTTCGGCCGTCTGACGGCTGCCGATTACGAAGATCGGGTGGCGCACGACGCGCGTATCGATGGGTTGCGCGCGAAAATGGAATGCGTCGAAGACCCGCAGTTCACGAAGGATTATCACGACCCGGACAAGCGTTCGATCGCCAACGCACTGACGATCGAATTCAACGACGGGTCGAAGTTCGGTGAAGTCGTAGTCGCATACCCGATCGGTCATCAGCGCCGTCGTGAAGACGGTATTCCGTTGCTGGTCGAGAAGTTCAAGACCAACCTCGCGCGGCGCTTTGCGGTCAAGCAACAACGGGCGATTCTCGATGTATCGCTCGACCAGGCCAAGCTCGAAGCGACGCCGGTCAATGAATACGTTGATCTTTACGTCATCTAG